One stretch of Sander lucioperca isolate FBNREF2018 chromosome 13, SLUC_FBN_1.2, whole genome shotgun sequence DNA includes these proteins:
- the ompb gene encoding olfactory marker protein b, producing MSTELELPFRLDTQLTEVMRLRVQSLQQRGQKRQDGERLLLPNEAVYRLDFSKQSLRFSRWMVQLAQTGRLTVTATSQLWTPDLTNLMTRQLLEPVGVFWRVPGDASDAPIQCYEADAHEFGERIAELAKVRKVMYFLFAFADGCSPETVDCSIAFTVDS from the coding sequence ATGTCTACAGAGTTGGAGCTGCCCTTCCGGCTGGACACGCAACTAACAGAGGTGATGCGCCTGCGGGTTCAGTCTCTGCAGCAGCGAGGCCAGAAGAGGCAGGACGGTGAACGCCTGCTGCTGCCCAACGAGGCTGTGTACCGACTGGACTTCTCCAAACAGTCCCTCCGATTCTCACGGTGGATGGTGCAGCTGGCCCAGACGGGACGCCTCACCGTCACGGCCACCTCACAGCTCTGGACGCCTGACCTCACCAACCTGATGACACGTCAGCTGCTGGAGCCCGTCGGGGTTTTCTGGAGGGTGCCGGGCGACGCCAGCGACGCGCCCATCCAGTGCTACGAGGCTGACGCACACGAGTTTGGTGAGAGGATCGCAGAGTTGGCTAAGGTAAGGAAGGTGATGTACTTCCTATTTGCATTTGCAGACGGCTGCAGCCCTGAGACAGTCGACTGCTCCATCGCCTTCACAGTGGACAGTTGA